Proteins encoded in a region of the Perognathus longimembris pacificus isolate PPM17 chromosome 11, ASM2315922v1, whole genome shotgun sequence genome:
- the LOC125360035 gene encoding cornifin-A-like: MSSQQQKQPCTEVPQLHQQQVKQPCQPPPQEPCAPKTKEPCHPKAPEPCHPKMPEPCHPKAPEPCHPKAPEPCHPKMPEPCHPKAPEPCHPKMPEPCHPKAPEPCHPKMPEPCHPKAPEPCPSKVTPAPAQQKLK; the protein is encoded by the coding sequence ATGAGTTCACAGCAGCAAAAACAACCCTGCACCGAAGTTCCCCAACTGCATCAGCAGCAGGTGAAACAGCCTTGCCAACCTCCACCCCAGGAGCCGTGCGCCCCCAAAACCAAGGAGCCATGCCACCCCAAGGCACCTGAGCCCTGCCACCCCAAGATGCCTGAGCCCTGCCACCCCAAGGCGCCTGAGCCCTGCCACCCCAAGGCACCTGAGCCCTGCCACCCCAAGATGCCTGAGCCCTGCCACCCCAAGGCACCTGAGCCCTGCCACCCCAAGATGCCTGAGCCCTGCCACCCCAAGGCACCTGAGCCCTGCCACCCCAAGATGCCTGAGCCCTGCCACCCCAAGGCGCCTGAGCCCTGCCCCTCAAAGGTCACTCCAGCACCAGCTCAGCAGAAGCTAAAGTAA
- the LOC125360025 gene encoding small proline-rich protein 3-like, which yields MSSYQQKQPLVPPPQPQDHQRKQPSQPLPKVPFVPVTTEPCHPNVPQPGNAKVPEPGSSKVPEKGYTVVLEPGSTVVPGSCTTSVPEPGYATVTGPCNTNIPVAGCTTVPGPCSTSVPEPGYATATGPCNTSILEPGYATVTGPCNTSVTGPCNTSVPVAGCTTVLEPGYGKIPEPGYSKVPEAGQSKVPQVFPSGVTPSPAQPKTKQK from the coding sequence ATGAGTTCCTACCAGCAGAAGCAGCCCCTTGTTCCACCCCCTCAGCCTCAAGACCACCAGAGGAAACAGCCCTCCCAGCCTCTACCAAAAGTGCCCTTTGTGCCCGTCACCACAGAACCATGCCACCCAAATGTTCCCCAACCTGGGAATGCCAAAGTTCCTGAGCCGGGTTCTAGCAAGGTCCCTGAGAAGGGATACACTGTAGTCCTTGAGCCTGGCAGCACTGTGGTCCCTGGATCATGCACTACCAGTGTCCCTGAGCCTGGCTATGCCACGGTTACTGGGCCATGCAATACCAATATCCCTGTGGCAGGCTGCACCACAGTCCCAGGGCCATGCAGTACCAGTGTCCCTGAGCCTGGCTATGCCACAGCTACTGGGCCATGCAATACCAGCATCCTGGAGCCTGGCTATGCCACAGTTACCGGGCCATGCAATACCAGTGTCACTGGGCCATGCAATACCAGCGTCCCTGTGGCTGGCTGTACCACAGTCCTGGAGCCAGGCTATGGAAAGATCCCTGAGCCAGGCTACAGCAAGGTACCAGAGGCAGGCCAGTCCAAGGTTCCTCAGGTCTTCCCCTCAGGAGTCACTCCAAGCCCAGCCCAGCCGAAGACCAAGCAGAAGTAA